The genomic DNA AAGAGGAGTCATGATGAGTAGCTTTTTGTAGGAAAGTTTATGGTAAGTGATACATTCTCTATTTAGCTATGCATTTAAAATTACAGTAGAAGGTTTCTCAATTTtctttgataaaatataaagcgCTAAAGAATTAATTCAAGTAATATTTGTCcctaaattaataactataaactaataAATTGTCCCTAAATTATAAAACCCGGaagcaaaaaattaaacagGAATCTGCCCATTAGGAGGTGGTTATTCACCCCAACTGTTACGTTTCTTTCGTTATCCAAAACACAGTTCAGGACCAGTTTTATGCAACTGTGGGCAGTGAACCCAAAACGATAACACGAATAATGTCCCGAAATGACCCTCACCCGGAATCAAAATGCGAAACTGGACTTGTACATTAGATGGTGGTTATTCACCCCAGATAATAAATTACGCTACCCAAAACCCATTCCAGGACCTGTTGTACAACTGTGGGCAGTGAACCCATTACGCAAACACGCATGATATGGGTTCACTGCCCAAAACTGTAAAATTGTATCAAAAATCAAATGCAAAACTGGTCCCGTGGTTCCTGTGCAATGACCTCAAAACAACGAATACTGTAAAGTGATTGGTGGTAAAGTGGTTTTGGAAatgtttaatgtttgttattttattctgtGTCTAAGATTTTTGAATTAAGAAAGCTTTTTTACAGAAACttattattgaattttatagaaaacatgTAGGTAGCCTATAAAAACATCTTAAAGTGCTTTACGGAAAACATTTTTTGGAGAAAAGCCTAAAGATCTAGTATCAGATTTTATAGGAAACACAATGTTATTTCGTTCTAAAACGACTAGATACTATAGAACAACATTTAGGTAGCCCATTAAAACAACTTATacctacaattaaataaaaataatccggTTATTAGATATTTGTCGAAACTTTGGTACGAAACGAAATCTAATGGATACCTACAAGTTATTTAGTTGTTTTGGAACCAATTCTAATTAATACTCAtcatcaaccgatattcggctcactgctgagctcgagtctcctctcagaatgagacgggttaggccaatagtccaccaatgaggattggcagacttcacacacgcagagaatttagaaaattctctagtatgcaggtttcctcacgatgtttttgcttcaccgtttgagacacgtgatatgtaatttcataaaatgcacacacctgTAAAgcattagaggtgcatgccccggaccggattcgaacccatcaCACCCTACGGAATGGCAGaaaaaggcagaggtcatatccactgggctatcacagctctataaTACTAACTACCTAATGGAAATATAAACAACTTACCCAAGGAATAAAGCACATAGGCCAGAGATTCCACTGCTCAATATGAAAATAGCTCCCGGGAACGTCGATATGGTGTAAGCGTACAGGGAGTTGTACAGAGCTGGCGACACCAGCGGGCTGACTCCCTCGATGGCGCACATCAAGGCGAACACCTTGGCGATGTCCTGCGGCGGCAAGATCTTGCTCAGCAAAGACCTGATGAGAGGCGACGATAGACCTCTAAATAAAGAAATCCCGGCagctgaaataaattaatttttcatttatttatttgtacattttttaaaatataataataataacaaaatacaaaacactataaataatttatacacaaaatCAACCCTCCTGATGCCCGGGGCATTCGATTGCCCGAGCAACaaggcggtcagggctccagataATTTGCGCCGTCTCTAGAATCACTGCCTtatgtatccgacccttgatccagcagttaagcgaaagcttttggtcgaagcttttcgctattagACCATTGattgaaacgactatcggaacaataacagttgactcaacattgtACATGGCGGCAATCTTATGAGCATTTTTGAGAGTTCTAacaattaattcattattagaACTctcataaatcaaaatcaaaattcaattcTTTCAAGTAGGTACTACTTAGTACTAggctttactttactttaagcCAGGCACTGCTGAGTAGAGCGGGCAATAAACTTTTTTTCTAAATAGATATTGATATAATTTATTCCTCTGTGAAGGTGGAACTTGATCCAATGACATCCAAGCATctttttcttcatcattagggaTTTCCTCAATTGTGTAGAAACCACTCTAAATTAAGCTTTAAACTGAGGTCTGTGAATGATTTCTGTGAAATCTTTCTACTCCTTACAGTGTAAGCGAAGGTGGCTAGCGACCTGTCGCAAGTTACAGGACTGAAGGAAATCGTTGGCGTAAACGTAAGAAACATAAAGccattgccggctcttctcagcagattCTGTCTAGAGAACCGGTAATAGAGTCATTCTCaatacaaacatataaactTGATTATTCAAAATAAGCTTGTAAACTAGgctaacttgaaataaatgaatttgatttgattggaAAGGttgatttgtattttaaagaCAAGAGGTGTCGAAGGGAGGTCTTCAAATTGAATTTTCCGTAGGTTTGTTTGTTGCCGCTCTACATCAATCAATACTAGCTgtttaaatccaaaaaaaccACTTTAAGTAGGTCACAACGTAAGACCATAATATACAATGAAGGCCAAATTCACGCGTCCATTTTGCGCTTTGACGTGCATAAATGTGCACGCAATTGCGTGATAACTCGACATTTTTTGCAGTAaggacaataatattataatggtatGATCATAAAAACATCCCTTGCCATATGTCTTTTACCTTTGTAATTTCACCGACAACCATGTCTAACAATTAAACAGCCAGGGTATTCTTAGAATGAGAGTTAATTttaagtatgtaggtataagtacctacctacttattaagcATGAAAAAGTTATGTGCAAATGTCAATACAGGCGCAAACTGTATATGtagatagtaattaatttacgCAGCTTCTAAGTCCAAGCAAATCAAAGGTATCACTGCATttaagcttcaatagctcaacggtaagagcggttggactcatccacgaggggtggtggttcaatcctcacctcgttggtctattgtcgtacccactcctagcacagtctttgccgactagttggaggggaagaatattggtcatattataaaaaaaatgtcgcaaatattctttttttaaaataaaatatagagacGCAGAGACCGTGAACCCCAgactttcgtcattttataaaagcagaaagtttgtcagctcatgtcCTACCACAAGTAAGTACGGTAACCAATCATGGAGTTAGGACCGTGTGGGCTTAAGGAGgtaggttttaaggatccagaacctcaaccgtctaagtataaagtgtaatttttttcatgtttgatatgagtatgagaaatgatataccgatttgccagacacttggcttcatggaAACCCTTTGCTAGAGACTATTGAAGTTTCAAATGAaacagtgtttttcgaagggttgccgcgacgctaagtgactggcgactgggaatataatttctcatattatgctgaggaaaacatgaaaaaattacactttatacttggacggttgaggttctggatccttaaaacctacCTCCTTAAGCCCACACGGTCCTAACTCCATGATTGGTTACCGTACTTACTTGTGGTAGgacatgagctgacaaactctctgcttttataaaatgacgaaagtcTGGGGTTCacggtctggatccttaaaacctgctacctctcaaagccaccacagtaaaaactccataattggctaccgtacttacatatggtaggagcatgagctgacaaactttcagcatttataaaatgacgaaggtctggtgTCCACGGGCTCTTAGCGTAATAGTGTTCGTTAACAATTTTCGGGTGCTTTTAGAGAGCTGTGTGAATTCTATGAAAATTTCAAGGCGAAGGCAATAATGGACAACGTAGTagataaatacttatattataggTTAGATTtcctaataatttttaattagacAAGGTATCCTGAGATAAGCAAAGATAAAGAAACTTATAAGCCACAGtagacgcgggtgaaacctttGAACATAGCATGTAGATACGTATAAAACTGGAAGCAAAGTTAGTGGATCACCTTGAAGGGGAACTCGATTTAGGgcaaaacacaaacaagtttTGCTTTACCTAGATGGGACGGAGCTGTAACACTTGATAGTAATGACCTAAACGACAAacctttgtttgtttttatttgggTTTGCGGTTACGTCTTCCGTTACAGTTTTATGGcttttatataatgaaaattactttAACACACTATTATTTTTAACGAATCACgagatttgaaaaatccttaaAAATCAGGCGTTACTCTACTGTAGTATCTATACAATAcgtattttactaatattataaagagaaaaaaattgattgcattgaataagctctgaaactattgaaccgatttaaaaaaatcttttactgttgggaagctacattatccccgagtcatcattaggtgccttcttccagctAAAGTTTTGacggtcatgtgtagaaaacttTCCGGTCTTTTGCAGTATTTTTAAGTGTgttatccccgagtgctatttgctatattttataccatatCCACAGGGACCACGcagctgaaaccgcgcggagtctgctagtgattaatatttttctataatttgtAACTCTTGTTTATCAGATATCAATGCTGAAACTGCAAGTGGAAAGAAACAAGAGGAGAGGATGACCAAAGAAGAGATGATTGGACTATGTGAAAGAGCTTATGTGTGTAAAAGAAGTAGATGcacaagttaataaataattaaagagaTTTACATATTTTGCCAACCCCTCAAGTGGAAAAAAGTAATGgatatgatgaatgatgatgacaatttttcaGATATCCGGGTTTGCGTAAGACGGTCGCGATTTACAATGGTTCGGTGACACCATAATTTTTGGAAATTTGGAATTGGTACATTGTAAAGTACATGACTTACCTGCATACATGTGCCACGCAGTAGTAGCGAATGCGTTGATGACATATTCAGTGGTGGCCGACAAGATAGCGACGGTGGCGAACGCCAAGTCAGTGACCTTGAACACCCGTTGCACCAATATCACGCCGAAGAAGGATCCGAAAAACGATATAGTGGTGTGAGTGGCTGAATATATTGTGTACTGCTGTATCGCCCAATGCAACTTCTTCCTAGTGTACATGTATAACAAACTCATTTGCCCGAACATGATGAATATTGACAAACTGTTTGCGAATGTCAGTAAAAGGATCTGAGCACGGCCGTGGTTGGGTCGTTTCTTGAAGCATTCCGACAGCATTGATTTAATCAACTTGAAATCCAACACCGATGTTATATTGCCCTGTAATGAAAGATAACTATACTTCGTTAACGTTTTCTACCTATAATAAGTAAGTTATAAAATGATacgcgttttctaccttcatttctaatttttaaacAGTGCACGTCGAGAATGGCTTTAAAATACTTCTCAACAAAAAAATCCAAACAGTCCGCAAGTACTGTTCAGCCGGACTGTTTcgctattttatattcattaatttaagaacaagttaattataataattattaggtgttgaatgactagcgatttatagcctcatttttaatttgtttgttggtaaacagtacacattgagTATGTGGACTTAGGCGTAGGCTTTAACTATAATATCTAGTTATCATCgttcatcgatcgtagatcgttagatgggcctcaaagcgtcaaATCAAGACAAAACTTGGAGTttgaaaacatttaatattcaaaatcgcAAAATCATTCAGCATATGCGTATTTTCACAGCCACTTACGGGTATAGCTCCAGCCAAAGATTCGCTCAAACAAGTCACAGTAAACAAATACGCTATCAGGAACAACGCGGCCGATATGAGAAGCAAGTAAACATTGCCAACAGCTCGCAAGAGGTAGGAGCTGGCGACTGCTCCTATGACGCTGCCTGCGGATACGGACGCTTCAACTACCGtcattctacaaaaaaaaaaattaaatttaaaaaaaacacatccgCAAAGAGTTCTAAACGTACGGTAGGCGTATGTACTTAATATGATTTAGTTTAGGAAAGCACAGCGAAACTGTAGTAGGTATTTAGAAACGAAAGAGCGATCTCGTGAAGAAaaagaatttgaaaaatatttaaagatcgAAAAAGTAAAGGGCGTAAACTAAAGTAAGATATATAGCAGTAAAAATTATTGTAACTTTCCTTAATGTTCTGTCCAATGcaaatatttattacgtttagCTACATATCTCAACATTTACGAGTACGACGTTGAGCCGATGTTGAGATATGTTAATGACCTGGCCTTACTGCCAATATTTCTATCAAATGAGATCTTTCTTTGAAACATGCacgaaaatatcataaaattaggTAGACAGTATTGGAAGTTGATGCATATCAATACATTAAGCCCCAGAAAGCATCTTGATGATTATCTCGTAGAATGTTAATTGTTACCTGAGAGATCGCTTCTCAGTTGAGGTGATGTCACTGACATAGCAGAACGAGCCAGTGAACAACGCCGTGAACCCTCCAGCCAAAGACATAGGTATAGAGGTAAGTATGAACCACCAGGGTCCCAAATCATCCATCATACTGTAGACAACGATCAAGCCGGCAGTTATGGACatacctaaaaatattaaattttttagcactaaaaacaaattgtttatGTAGATATTCTCTAGCTAATGGTTTTCGCTTTGGAGACAAGTTGATAGCACAAAATCGTTTGTGTCTGCATACTATCAAATGCGTGCCGGAGGCATCAGTGTAAgttgcgtgcgtgcgtgcctGAGGCATCAGTGCGTGTTGCGAGTGTGCGTGCCGGAGGAATCAGTGTGtgttgcgtgcgtgcgtgcgtgcatgcgtgcgtgcgtgccaAAGGCATCAGTGTGAgttgcgtgcgtgcgtgcctGAGGCATCAGTGCGtgttgcgtgcgtgcgtgccGAAGGCATCAGTGTATGTTGCGTGCATATGCGCCTGAGGCATCAGATCGtgttgcgtgcgtgcgtgccGAAGGATTCAGTGCTTGTTGCGTGTGCGTGTGTCTGAGGCATTAGTTCGtgttgcgtgcgtgcgtgcctGAGGAATCAGTGTGTGTTGTGTGCGTACGTACCTGAGGCATCAGTGCGTGTTGTCGGCGTGCGTGCGTGTCGAAAGCATCAGTGTGTTGCGTGCGTATGTGCCTGAGGTAATCAGTTCGtgttgcgtgcgtgcgtgcctCAGCTAAGACATCAGTTCCTGTTGTATGAGTGCGTGCCGGAGGGTTCAGTGTTTGTTGCGTGCGCATTTGCCTGGGGCATTAGTTCGTGttgcgtgcgtgtgtgcgtgcgtgccTTAGGAATCAGTGTGTTGTGTGCGTACGTATCAGAGGTATCAGTGCGTGTTGCGTGCCTGAGTGTCTGAGGTATCA from Bicyclus anynana chromosome 20, ilBicAnyn1.1, whole genome shotgun sequence includes the following:
- the LOC112046737 gene encoding proton-coupled folate transporter → MAQENEHITENNPNINSVNETPARPFRITMEFPLFFTMLSVSLSGAAISNLILFRTCVHSLNHTQEECQVFMSPAKNNGSHELEEEVQKYATFVSMVRTIIDSLAPAILSLFLGVWSDTHGRKPLVVWPLFGMSITAGLIVVYSMMDDLGPWWFILTSIPMSLAGGFTALFTGSFCYVSDITSTEKRSLRMTVVEASVSAGSVIGAVASSYLLRAVGNVYLLLISAALFLIAYLFTVTCLSESLAGAIPGNITSVLDFKLIKSMLSECFKKRPNHGRAQILLLTFANSLSIFIMFGQMSLLYMYTRKKLHWAIQQYTIYSATHTTISFFGSFFGVILVQRVFKVTDLAFATVAILSATTEYVINAFATTAWHMYAAAGISLFRGLSSPLIRSLLSKILPPQDIAKVFALMCAIEGVSPLVSPALYNSLYAYTISTFPGAIFILSSGISGLCALFLGFVQYFRWKSSSIVYENLTNES